The Enterobacter pseudoroggenkampii genome contains the following window.
CCTAACCCTCTCCCCTTTGGGGAGAGGGCTGGGGTGAGGGGGCACCAGACCGCACCATCCCCCTAAACCGCACAATCCATCACCCAACAATCCCCCAACATTCACAATCATTAGCTATTATGGTTTCCGGAAAAATAATCACTCAACTAACGATTCCTGAAACTAATGACAAAAACCACTCAAGGGCTTAGCCCCGCACTCATCCTTTTAATGTCCGTGGCAACGGGTCTGGCGGTCGCCAGCAACTATTACGCGCAGCCTCTTCTCGACACCATCGCCCGCGCGTTCAATCTCTCCGCCAGCTCCGCAGGCTTTATCGTTACCGCTGCACAGCTCGGCTATGCCGCCGGACTGCTGTTCCTGGTGCCGCTCGGCGATATGTTTGAACGCCGAATGCTGATCGTCTCCATGACCCTGCTGGCCGCCGGTGGGATGCTGATCACCGCCAGCAGCCAGTCGCTGACGATGATGATCGTCGGTACCGCGCTAACGGGGCTGTTCTCCGTGGTGGCGCAAATCCTGGTCCCGCTCGCCGCGACCCTCGCCTCCCCGGAAAAACGCGGCAAGGTGGTGGGCACCATCATGAGCGGCCTGCTGCTGGGGATTTTGCTGGCGCGTACCGTTGCCGGGCTGCTGGCAAGCCTCGGCGGCTGGCGCACCGTATACTGGGTAGCGAGCGTACTGATGGTCATCATGGCGCTGGCGCTGTGGCGCGGGCTGCCAAAAGTGAAGCAGGAAAACCACCTGAACTATCCTCAACTGCTGGCCTCCGTTTTCAGTCTGTTCACCCAGGATAAGCTTCTGCGTACCCGCGCCCTGCTGGGCTGTTTCACCTTCGCCAACTTCAGCATTCTGTGGACGTCGATGGCGTTTCTGCTTGCAGCTCCGCCGTTCAATTATTCCGAAGGGGTGATTGGCCTGTTCGGTCTGGCCGGTGCCGCAGGCGCACTGGGCGCACGTCCCGCAGGCGGGCTGGCCGACAAGGGTAAATCCCACCTGACCACCTCCGCAGGGCTGATTTTACTTCTGCTCTCCTGGGCGGCAATCTGGTACGGGCACGTCTCGGTGCTGGCGCTGATCGTCGGCATCCTGGTGCTCGATCTCACCGTTCAGGGCGTTCACATCACCAATCAGACCGTCATCTATCGCGTGAAGCCAGAGGCGCGTAACCGCCTGACGGCCGGTTACATGACCAGCTACTTCATTGGCGGCGCGGCGGGTTCGCTCATTTCAGCGTCGGCGTGGCAGCATGCAGGCTGGTCGGGGGTATGTGCGATCGGGGCCATCGTCGCCACCCTTAACCTGCTAGTATGGTGGCGTGGTTACCATCGCCAGGATGCAATTCACTAAGTTTTACATTGCGTTGGCCTCTTAGGGTGTTAAGAGGCCTTTCACTCTGTTAATGTAAACGTAATCATTTATCCCAGAAATTTTAATGTGGGTGACATATTTACAATCGGCATGAATAGTTCAGACCCCCGTCCTCACATCCTCTCTTCAGTGGGTTCACACCCTACGCTTTCTGTGCTCACCGGGTCACGGAC
Protein-coding sequences here:
- a CDS encoding MFS transporter, whose translation is MTKTTQGLSPALILLMSVATGLAVASNYYAQPLLDTIARAFNLSASSAGFIVTAAQLGYAAGLLFLVPLGDMFERRMLIVSMTLLAAGGMLITASSQSLTMMIVGTALTGLFSVVAQILVPLAATLASPEKRGKVVGTIMSGLLLGILLARTVAGLLASLGGWRTVYWVASVLMVIMALALWRGLPKVKQENHLNYPQLLASVFSLFTQDKLLRTRALLGCFTFANFSILWTSMAFLLAAPPFNYSEGVIGLFGLAGAAGALGARPAGGLADKGKSHLTTSAGLILLLLSWAAIWYGHVSVLALIVGILVLDLTVQGVHITNQTVIYRVKPEARNRLTAGYMTSYFIGGAAGSLISASAWQHAGWSGVCAIGAIVATLNLLVWWRGYHRQDAIH